The following proteins come from a genomic window of Populus alba chromosome 12, ASM523922v2, whole genome shotgun sequence:
- the LOC118046683 gene encoding growth-regulating factor 7, with the protein MMTTDDGLNVSNKVAKEINTITSSCNVDFGVKLHQPIDHHQSFPSGTPMMVPHVNHHRPMFDNGPTSSCDINKSLMSYISDRIYRVAAGGATSGGVVGVRNFQSFDISETSISTAASAFRSPGGNMAASLGFPFTNTQWKELERQAMIYNYITASVPVPPQFLIPTPRMGNGLTVRFSNGADLEPGRCRRTDGKKWRCSRDVAPDQKYCERHMHRGRPRSRKHVELNASSNNNKKNRHNPAICPEAPVTVAISKPTINNSNSGSASHDQFFGSMPMPQPYIQAPVFVNKTSEKTSTFDVNGAYGSTFKEPRSLDWMLKGEAGPIAKNDQQWPHLVHKEIELATEGSFNSASVLKQHYQGESLNLNSFGNFNAREDQQSNQYSLFLDEAPRSFIDAWSNDAISRNTSSVSSDGKLHLSPLSLSMGSNRSTDDEMGQIRMGLGLIKSDRNEEGGNTSSTPGGPLAEVLQLRTSNTTGTNQSSSMMENGDSISPPATTVSSPSGVLQKTLASFSDSSGNSSPTLASSRTKPETAMLWLNQG; encoded by the exons atgatGACAACAGATGATGGCTTAAACGTTTCAAACAAGGTAGCTAAGGAAATAAACACTATTACTAGTAGTTGTAATGTTGATTTTGGTGTGAAGCTACATCAACCTATTGATCATCATCAATCATTTCCTTCTGGTACTCCTATGATGGTTCCTCATGTTAATCACCACCGTCCAATGTTTGACAATGGTCCCACATCATCATGTGATATAAACAAGTCTTTGATGAGCTATATAAGTGATCGTATATACCGTGTTGCTGCTGGTGGTGCTACCAGTGGCGGTGTAGTTGGGGTTAGGAATTTTCAGTCTTTTGACATTTCTGAAACAAGTATCTCTACGGCAGCTTCTGCCTTCAGATCCCcag GAGGCAATATGGCAGCGTCTTTGGGGTTTCCTTTTACAAATACACAGTGGAAAGAGCTTGAAAGACAAGCCATGATATACAACTATATAACGGCCTCAGTCCCTGTGCCTCCTCAATTTCTAATTCCAACACCAAGAA TGGGGAATGGATTGACTGTAAGGTTCTCAAATGGGGCAGATCTAGAGCCAGGGAGGTGTAGGAGAACAGATGGGAAGAAATGGAGGTGCTCAAGAGATGTGGCACCTGATCAGAAATACTGTGAGCGTCATATGCATAGAGGCAGACCCCGTTCAAGAAAGCATGTGGAACTCAATGCTAGCAGCAATAACAACAAGAAGAACCGCCATAATCCTGCTATTTGTCCAGAAGCTCCTGTTACCGTGGCCATTTCAAAACCCACTATCAACAACAGCAACAGTGGCTCTGCCTCTCACGATCAGTTTTTTGGGTCTATGCCTATGCCTCAGCCATATATCCAGGCCCCAGTTTTTGTAAACAAAACCAGCGAGAAGACTTCAACTTTTGATGTTAATGGAGCCTATGGTTCCACATTCAAGGAACCCAG GAGCTTGGACTGGATGTTGAAAGGGGAAGCTGGTCCTATAGCCAAAAATGATCAACAATGGCCACATCTAGTGCACAAAGAAATTGAACTAGCTACTGAAGGTTCCTTTAACAGTGCTTCTGTTCTCAAACAGCATTACCAAGGAGAGTCTTTGAATTTGAACTCATTTGGAAATTTTAATGCTAGAGAAGACCAACAAAGCAATCAATATAGTCTGTTTCTTGATGAGGCTCCAAGGAGTTTTATTGATGCATGGTCTAATGATGCAATTTCTAGAAACACAAGTTCTGTTTCCTCAGATGGGAAGCTCCATCTTTCCCCTCTCAGTCTATCAATGGGAAGCAATAGGTCTACTGATGATGAAATGGGTCAGATCCGAATGGGTTTAGGCCTAATCAAATCAGATCGAAATGAAGAAGGCGGTAACACCAGCAGCACCCCAGGTGGCCCCTTGGCAGAGGTGTTACAACTGAGGACAAGCAACACCACAGGAACCAATCAATCTTCTTCAATGATGGAAAATGGTGATTCTATTAGTCCTCCAGCTACTACAGTCTCTTCTCCATCAGGGGTTTTGCAGAAAACACTTGCCTCATTTTCTGATAGCAGTGGTAATAGCAGTCCAACTCTTGCCAGTTCAAGGACCAAACCTGAAACTGCCATGCTTTGGTTAAATCAAGGCTAA